A window from Exiguobacterium marinum DSM 16307 encodes these proteins:
- a CDS encoding tryptophan-rich sensory protein — MDLSKWPIVNWVAFLATVVINYFASGDNAAVSDRIDIYFKPAGYAFSIWGVIYVALLVWLVLQVKKGTVANQQANRMKAGFLISCVLNGLWLLAFTNEWFIISLVVMVSFLASLCWLYYIAFRTSTSWLDRFPFSIYIGWVSVATIVNTFVVMKTEQITSLLGLDELAWTSLMLMVGVVLALLFMWWHHDFIYPLVFVWAYIGIFARIEEGTLYVVIVSALALLAIGYIGLILWKRPKSFIHHTRKTVE, encoded by the coding sequence ATGGACTTATCTAAATGGCCGATAGTGAACTGGGTCGCTTTCTTGGCGACGGTTGTCATCAATTATTTTGCGAGTGGTGACAATGCCGCGGTTTCAGATCGAATCGATATTTACTTTAAGCCAGCGGGATACGCCTTCTCGATTTGGGGAGTCATCTATGTGGCGTTACTTGTATGGTTAGTCTTGCAAGTGAAAAAAGGGACGGTGGCGAATCAACAAGCTAATCGAATGAAGGCAGGATTTCTAATCTCATGTGTATTGAACGGGTTATGGCTACTTGCATTCACGAATGAGTGGTTCATCATCTCTCTCGTCGTCATGGTATCATTCTTAGCTTCTCTTTGTTGGCTGTACTATATCGCGTTCCGAACGTCTACAAGTTGGCTCGACCGCTTCCCATTCTCCATTTATATCGGTTGGGTATCGGTTGCAACAATCGTCAATACGTTTGTCGTCATGAAGACGGAGCAGATTACTTCACTGTTAGGACTCGATGAACTTGCTTGGACGTCACTCATGCTCATGGTTGGGGTCGTATTAGCCCTTCTCTTCATGTGGTGGCACCACGACTTCATCTATCCTCTCGTATTCGTTTGGGCATACATCGGTATTTTTGCAAGAATCGAAGAGGGGACGCTATATGTCGTCATCGTTAGTGCGCTCGCATTGCTTGCAATTGGGTATATCGGATTGATTTTGTGGAAGCGACCGAAATCGTTTATACACCATACGCGTAAAACAGTTGAATAA
- a CDS encoding aldo/keto reductase, which translates to MLYATLRNKVEIPMIGFGVWQVDNDTEAPAAVVEAIKTGYRHIDTAAIYKNEDGVAKGIKISGVDRSELFITSKIWNDDIREGKTKVAFENSLKRLQTDYLDLCLLHWPVDGFVEAWKDLIDLYKAGKIKAIGVSNFKEHHLEALKEAGLMTPLINQVELHPQLPQPDLLDYCQDEGIQIEAWSPLMQGKFLDIPVFSEIAEKHDRTPAQVVLRWHLESGHVALPKSVTPHRIRENFDVFDFSLDADDLAKIDQVATGERLGPDPDEIDF; encoded by the coding sequence ATGTTATATGCTACGTTAAGAAACAAGGTAGAAATTCCGATGATCGGCTTTGGAGTGTGGCAAGTCGACAATGATACTGAAGCACCAGCAGCTGTCGTTGAGGCCATTAAAACGGGCTATCGTCATATCGATACGGCTGCAATTTATAAAAACGAAGATGGCGTCGCAAAAGGAATCAAAATTTCAGGAGTCGACCGTTCAGAATTGTTCATCACATCGAAGATTTGGAATGATGATATTCGTGAGGGGAAAACAAAAGTAGCTTTTGAAAACTCATTGAAGCGCCTCCAGACAGATTATCTAGACCTTTGCCTACTTCATTGGCCGGTAGATGGCTTTGTCGAGGCATGGAAGGACCTCATCGATTTGTATAAGGCTGGGAAGATTAAAGCAATCGGTGTATCAAACTTCAAAGAGCACCATCTTGAAGCGTTGAAAGAAGCGGGACTTATGACACCACTCATTAACCAGGTGGAACTACACCCACAACTACCACAACCGGATTTGCTAGACTATTGCCAAGATGAAGGCATTCAAATTGAAGCGTGGAGTCCACTTATGCAAGGAAAGTTCTTAGACATTCCTGTCTTTTCGGAAATAGCTGAGAAGCATGACCGGACGCCTGCACAAGTTGTGCTTCGATGGCACCTCGAGTCGGGTCACGTCGCCTTACCAAAATCGGTTACACCACACCGAATCCGTGAGAATTTTGACGTGTTTGACTTTTCACTCGATGCAGACGATTTAGCAAAAATCGACCAAGTGGCGACGGGTGAACGTCTCGGACCAGACCCAGATGAAATCGATTTTTAA